The genome window TCCGACCGGGCCCTTTCCGATCGGACCGATGGAACCGGGCGCGCCCTGGCCTTCTCGGCCCTGGCCGCCTCCCTGGCGGTGCATTGGGCGATCATGTCGACCAGCAATTCCGGGGGCGCGCTCAGCCTGGGCGCGTCCACCGCGCTGAAAACGTCCATTCAGATTGCCGCCGTCAGCAATCCCGCGGATACGCTTCCGCCGGCCCCGCCAAGGCACTCGCCGCATCCGACCGCAGTCCAGGCTGCGCAGGCCGATCCGCTGCCGCAGCCGATGACGGCAACGGTTCCGACGGAATCACCGACGCTGGCCCCTGTCGAAATCACCGACCTCGGCCCGCAGCCGATCACCACGACGGTTCCGATTGCGCCGCCGGTATTGGAACCGGTTCGGATCACGGAAGAAAAGCCGGCGAAGCCGCCCTTCCAACCCATGGCGAAGCCAGCGGAACCGCCCCGGCCGGAACCGGCAATCGAGCCCGCACCAAAAGCACCGACGGAACCAGTCGCGAAAGCCATCGCGGAAACGCCGGCCCGGCCGGTTGAGTCGGCGCGATCCGACACGGTCCAGAGCGCCACCGCGGATCCTGTCCCGGTTCTGACGCGCGAAACCGGTGCTGCTGCCGGCGGCGCTCCCGCCGCGGACCCCGTTCTGGTAACCGAGCCGCGTTTCAGGGTGCCGCCGACCCCGCCCGCCTACCCACCCGTCGCCCGACGACGAAACGAGGAGGGTACGGTTGTCCTGCGTGCCCTCGTTTCGCCCGGCGGCGACACACAGCGAATCGAAATCTGGCAATCCTCCGGTTTCTACCGTCTGGACGATGCCGCGCGTGCGGCCGTCGAGGATTGGCATTTCGAGCCGGCCCGGAAATCCGGACTGGCGGTCGCGTCCTGGGTCCAGGTGCCCATCCGTTTCCGACTTGATTGATCCGACCTGCCTCAAGGAGCCCGTCTGCCATGCCCGATACGCCTGAAATCTTCGAATCCAACGACCTGTTGAGCCGCTACAACGCGCTAAAGGCCGACAATCCAATGGTCCGCGGGCGCGATGCGGCCACCCAACTGGGCGCCAGTGAGGGAGAACTGGTCGCCGCCCGATGCGGGGAGGAAGTCGTCCGCCTGAAAGCCCCGTTCAAGGATCTGATCGCGGCCCTGCCGGAACTGGGGCGGGTCATGGTCCTGACCCGGAACGAGACCGTCGTTCATGAGCGCAAGGGCGTCTTCGGCAATATCAGCCTGGACGGCCATGTCGGCCTGGTGCTGAACGAGACGATCGATCTGCGGCTGTTCCTGAATTTCTGGACACATGGTTTTGCGGTCGAGGAAACGGTCCGCAGCGGACGACGGCGCAGCCTGCAGTTCTTCGACCGGTCCGGCATGGCCGTTCACAAGGTCTACCTGCTGGACGAGAGCGACACCGAGCGGTTTGACGCCCTTATCGACGCCCATCGTGACTCCGATCAGACGCCCGGGATCAAGGTCAAACCCTATGGTGAACCGAAGCCCAATGCCGCCACATCGGAAGTGGATCTGGACGCCTTTCGGGCCGAATGGGCCAATCTGCAAGACGTCCATGACTTTCATGGAATGCTGCGCAAACACAGGCTGGACCGGCTTCAGGCGCTGCGACTGGCGGAGGACCGCTTCGCGACGGTTCTGCCGGTCACGGCCCTGCGCTCAGCGCTGGAAAAGGCCGCCGCCCGCCAACTTCCGATCATGGTATTTGCCG of Alphaproteobacteria bacterium contains these proteins:
- a CDS encoding TonB family protein; amino-acid sequence: MIGPRSRAPVRLHQSDRALSDRTDGTGRALAFSALAASLAVHWAIMSTSNSGGALSLGASTALKTSIQIAAVSNPADTLPPAPPRHSPHPTAVQAAQADPLPQPMTATVPTESPTLAPVEITDLGPQPITTTVPIAPPVLEPVRITEEKPAKPPFQPMAKPAEPPRPEPAIEPAPKAPTEPVAKAIAETPARPVESARSDTVQSATADPVPVLTRETGAAAGGAPAADPVLVTEPRFRVPPTPPAYPPVARRRNEEGTVVLRALVSPGGDTQRIEIWQSSGFYRLDDAARAAVEDWHFEPARKSGLAVASWVQVPIRFRLD
- a CDS encoding ChuX/HutX family heme-like substrate-binding protein, which translates into the protein MPDTPEIFESNDLLSRYNALKADNPMVRGRDAATQLGASEGELVAARCGEEVVRLKAPFKDLIAALPELGRVMVLTRNETVVHERKGVFGNISLDGHVGLVLNETIDLRLFLNFWTHGFAVEETVRSGRRRSLQFFDRSGMAVHKVYLLDESDTERFDALIDAHRDSDQTPGIKVKPYGEPKPNAATSEVDLDAFRAEWANLQDVHDFHGMLRKHRLDRLQALRLAEDRFATVLPVTALRSALEKAAARQLPIMVFAGNRGCIQIHSGPVSNIRPMENWENVLDPDFNLHVRSDRLMTAYAVRKPTVDGIVTALEFYDIDDTHVTQFFGVRKPGQPESEDWRTLVADIEAEREEVPA